A genomic region of Eucalyptus grandis isolate ANBG69807.140 chromosome 5, ASM1654582v1, whole genome shotgun sequence contains the following coding sequences:
- the LOC120285967 gene encoding disease resistance protein RUN1-like isoform X1 codes for MISIRALNDNEQRIFLDVACIFIGYDKRIVIHMWESCDYNPHLSLGVLQQRSLIKIREDNRLWMHDLLRDIGRNIIQQGSGMKPEKQQWVWTHDQALDILEKMQSGGGVHGIGSIEAMCLELTELSRYSLLKEFLESLSNLRFLQMDFKLSPQPSSWFMFYLVSDYIKNISRSNLLECLSGLLFLPESGLILQKLRWLSWNNFPYTFELSYISMRKLVVLDFSGSKIWETWYGWSHIKVAKNLKVLNLTRCNFRKTPDLSYHKELQQLILEGCELLAEIDSSIGHLKKLVFLNLKDCKSLQKLPDEMGALESLTELLLDYSTSIKEIPEWRRMKNLKILSLVGCTSLNKFSFIGCSTSAIELSLVDNHFNSLIELDLSSTAIGVLPDSIGYMKKLKVLKLCQCPLRKIPSAIKMLEKLEQLEAGGVGRPELEEIHSDIGKLPNLKKLVFVDNEIPAIPQLPESLITLTIESFLLNKMPDVSNLLNLRNLNLNISFKHPFKLDADPSSWGIERLRMLEVLNLKCSDISTSSFDLFLLSELKELQFQCRNLQCLPRLPMNLSSLRIRYCNRIKTTNDISHLKALSRLEIRGCKELTEIEGLEGLENLRTLDLCLLPSVKLPDLTSLKKLKLKKIYLCSFHSLIEIPDYPNLLETPETGFCRRLEKPFRSIELQESRSFSRRLRTGLTQWVW; via the exons ATGATTAGCATAAGGGCATTAAACGATAATGAACAAAGAATATTTCTTGATGTTGCTTGTATTTTCATTGGGTATGATAAAAGAATTGTGATTCACATGTGGGAAAGTTGTGACTACAATCCTCATCTATCCCTTGGAGTACTTCAGCAAAGATCTTTGATAAAGATTAGGGAAGATAATCGACTATGGATGCACGATTTGTTAAGAGATATTGGAAGAAATATTATCCAACAAGGAAGTGGTATGAAACCAGAGAAGCAGCAATGGGTGTGGACTCATGATCAAGCATTGgatattttagagaaaatgcaG AGTGGAGGTGGTGTTCATGGAATTGGGAGCATTGAAGCAATGTGTCTTGAGCTTACTGAACTATCTAGATACTCCTTGTTGAAAGAATTCTTAGAAAGTCTTTCGAATCTAAGGTTCCTTCAAATGGACTTTAAGTTAAGCCCTCAACCCTCATCATGGTTTATGTTTTATCTAGTGAgtgattatataaaaaatatttcgagGTCAAATCTTCTTGAATGCCTATCTGGCCTGCTTTTCCTTCCAGAGTCGGGACTCATCCTTCAGAAATTGAGATGGCTTTCATGGAACAATTTCCCTTACACTTTTGAATTGTCTTATATTTCCATGAGGAAGCTAGTAGTCCTTGATTTCTCAGGGAGTAAAATTTGGGAAACATGGTATGGATGGAGCCACATCAAG GTGGCAAAGAATTTGAAGGTCCTAAATCTGACCAGATGCAACTTTCGTAAAACTCCAGATTTGTCTTATCATAAGGAGTTACAGCAACTGATTCTCGAAGGATGTGAGTTGTTGGCTGAAATTGATTCGTCCATTGGTCACCTTAAGAAGCTTGTCTTCTTAAACTTGAAGGATTGTAAAAGTCTCCAAAAGCTACCGGACGAGATGGGGGCATTGGAATCTTTGACAGAACTTCTTCTTGACTACTCTACATCTATAAAAGAGATCCCTGAatggagaaggatgaagaatcTGAAAATTCTCAGCTTGGTCGGATGTACATCATTGAATAAATTCAGTTTCATTGGTTGCTCAACATCAGCAATAGAGCTCTCATTAGTGGATAACCATTTCAACTCATTGATTGAGCTAGATCTATCGAGCACTGCTATTGGGGTGTTACCAGATTCAATTGGgtatatgaagaaattgaaagtgctaAAGCTGTGCCAGTGCCCCCTAAGAAAAATACCCAGCGCCATTAAAATGTTGGAGAAGCTCGAACAGCTAGAGGCAGGAGGGGTAGGTCGACCAGAATTGGAAGAAATTCACAGTGATATTGGGAAGTtaccaaatttgaaaaaattggtgTTTGTAGACAATGAAATTCCAGCGATCCCTCAGCTTCCAGAAAGTCTGATCACTCTAACCATTGAGTCATTCTTACTAAACAAAATGCCAGACGTCTCAAACCtattaaatttgagaaatttgaatttgaacatAAGTTTCAAGCATCCTTTTAAACTTGATGCAGATCCAAGTTCTTGGGGGATTGAAAGATTACGCATGCTTGAGGTCTTGAACTTGAAGTGTTCTGATATCAGCACCTCATCTTTcgatctttttctcctttctgaGCTGAAGGAACTCCAATTTCAATGCCGTAATTTGCAATGCCTACCAAGGCTTCCGATGAATTTGTCATCCTTACGTATAAGGTATTGCAACAGAATAAAAACAACGAATGATATTTCCCATTTGAAAGCATTGTCACGTTTGGAAATACGTGGTTGTAAGGAGCTAACAGAGATTGAAGGTCTTGAAGGTTTGGAGAACCTGAGAACATTAGATCTCTGTTTATTACCATCGGTGAAGTTGCCTGATCTAACTAGCTTGAAGAAGCTCAAGCTCAAGAAAATTTATCTGTGCTCTTTTCATTCGCTGATAGAGATTCCAGATTATCCAAATTTGTTGGAGACACCGGAGACTGGGTTCTGTCGCAGACTAGAAAAGCCCTTCCGATCCATCGAGCTTCAAGAATCTAGAAGTTTTTCCAG GCGACTGAGAACCGgattgacccaatgggtttggtga
- the LOC104444590 gene encoding disease resistance protein RUN1 produces MEESSRHDYEVFLSFRGLDTRTGIADHLYVNMIGAGIRAYRDNDELCTGEEIGGQLLKAIEQSKISIPIFSKGYADSPWCLRELVKMVERKNTRGHKIMPIFYDVAPSEVKYQTEHYDNAIVSHAKKKRFDDETINKWKAALNEVGALKGWDLQSMPNRGEGEFVKEVVTNVLTELKAAYLEVCDCLVEVDNHEDAIMRMIGACDLETKIVGIHGIGGMGKTTLAKIVYNRLSKDFSYCCFLSNIRETEITRLQKQLISTICGGQCSDINNIMEGKKEIKQRLRDKKVLLLLDDADEESQLDALVQKREWFAKGSMIIITTRDRKILKVPTPKDETYKITLVDEAYELTGMDFDHSLKLFSKHAFRRDYPLEQYISLSNRAVNICCGLPLALELIGSLLSGERREN; encoded by the exons ATGGAGGAGTCATCTAGACATGATTATGAAGTGTTTTTGAGCTTTAGAGGACTAGATACTCGTACGGGCATTGCTGATCACCTTTACGTCAACATGATTGGTGCTGGAATTCGGGCATATAGGGACAATGATGAGCTTTGCACCGGGGAAGAGATCGGTGGCCAGCTTCTCAAAGCAATCGAGCAGTCAAAGATCTCAATaccaatcttttctaaaggatatGCTGACAGTCCATGGTGCCTCAGGGAGTTGGTCAAGATGGTGGAGAGGAAGAACACAAGGGGACATAAGATCATGCCAATTTTCTATGATGTCGCACCATCCGAGGTAAAATACCAGACTGAGCACTATGACAATGCCATTGTTTCTCATGCAAAAAAGAAGCGGTTTGATGATGAGACTATCAACAAGTGGAAGGCTGCTCTCAATGAAGTTGGAGCACTAAAGGGATGGGACCTCCAAAGCATGCCAAATAG AGGCGAAGGTGAATTTGTAAAAGAAGTTGTCACTAATGTTTTGACTGAGTTGAAAGCTGCCTACTTGGAAGTATGTGATTGCTTAGTCGAAGTAGACAATCATGAGGATGCAATTATGAGGATGATAGGTGCATGCGACCTAGAAACAAAGATTGTTGGAATCCATGGTATCGGTGGTATGGGAAAAACGACTCTTGCCAAAATAGTGTACAATCGACTTTCTAAAGATTTTTCTTATTGTTGCTTCCTTTCAAACATCCGAGAAACAGAGATTACGCGCTTGCAGAAGCAGCTCATATCTACCATCTGTGGAGGTCAATGTTCTGATATCAACAATATCatggaagggaaaaaggagatCAAGCAAAGGTTACGTGATAAAAAAGTGCTTCTTTTACTTGATGATGCCGATGAAGAAAGTCAACTTGATGCGCTCGTCCAAAAGCGTGAGTGGTTTGCCAAGGGAAGCATGATCATCATAACCACTAGAGACCGGAAAATTCTCAAAGTGCCTACACCTAAAGATGAGACTTACAAAATTACGCTTGTTGATGAGGCTTACGAACTTACTGGCATGGATTTTGATCATTCTCTTAAACTATTTAGCAAACATGCCTTTAGAAGAGATTATCCCTTAGAGcaatatatctctctctctaatagAGCAGTAAATATTTGTTGCggtcttcctttagctcttgagTTAATAGGTTCTCTTTTAtctggagaaagaagagaaaactag
- the LOC120285967 gene encoding disease resistance protein RUN1-like isoform X2 — protein sequence MISIRALNDNEQRIFLDVACIFIGYDKRIVIHMWESCDYNPHLSLGVLQQRSLIKIREDNRLWMHDLLRDIGRNIIQQGSGMKPEKQQWVWTHDQALDILEKMQSGGGVHGIGSIEAMCLELTELSRYSLLKEFLESLSNLRFLQMDFKLSPQPSSWFMFYLVSDYIKNISRSNLLECLSGLLFLPESGLILQKLRWLSWNNFPYTFELSYISMRKLVVLDFSGSKIWETWYGWSHIKVAKNLKVLNLTRCNFRKTPDLSYHKELQQLILEGCELLAEIDSSIGHLKKLVFLNLKDCKSLQKLPDEMGALESLTELLLDYSTSIKEIPEWRRMKNLKILSLVGCTSLNKFSFIGCSTSAIELSLVDNHFNSLIELDLSSTAIGVLPDSIGYMKKLKVLKLCQCPLRKIPSAIKMLEKLEQLEAGGVGRPELEEIHSDIGKLPNLKKLVFVDNEIPAIPQLPESLITLTIESFLLNKMPDVSNLLNLRNLNLNISFKHPFKLDADPSSWGIERLRMLEVLNLKCSDISTSSFDLFLLSELKELQFQCRNLQCLPRLPMNLSSLRIRYCNRIKTTNDISHLKALSRLEIRGCKELTEIEGLEGLENLRTLDLCLLPSVKLPDLTSLKKLKLKKIYLCSFHSLIEIPDYPNLLETPETGFCRRLEKPFRSIELQESRSFSSHESSLQKTY from the exons ATGATTAGCATAAGGGCATTAAACGATAATGAACAAAGAATATTTCTTGATGTTGCTTGTATTTTCATTGGGTATGATAAAAGAATTGTGATTCACATGTGGGAAAGTTGTGACTACAATCCTCATCTATCCCTTGGAGTACTTCAGCAAAGATCTTTGATAAAGATTAGGGAAGATAATCGACTATGGATGCACGATTTGTTAAGAGATATTGGAAGAAATATTATCCAACAAGGAAGTGGTATGAAACCAGAGAAGCAGCAATGGGTGTGGACTCATGATCAAGCATTGgatattttagagaaaatgcaG AGTGGAGGTGGTGTTCATGGAATTGGGAGCATTGAAGCAATGTGTCTTGAGCTTACTGAACTATCTAGATACTCCTTGTTGAAAGAATTCTTAGAAAGTCTTTCGAATCTAAGGTTCCTTCAAATGGACTTTAAGTTAAGCCCTCAACCCTCATCATGGTTTATGTTTTATCTAGTGAgtgattatataaaaaatatttcgagGTCAAATCTTCTTGAATGCCTATCTGGCCTGCTTTTCCTTCCAGAGTCGGGACTCATCCTTCAGAAATTGAGATGGCTTTCATGGAACAATTTCCCTTACACTTTTGAATTGTCTTATATTTCCATGAGGAAGCTAGTAGTCCTTGATTTCTCAGGGAGTAAAATTTGGGAAACATGGTATGGATGGAGCCACATCAAG GTGGCAAAGAATTTGAAGGTCCTAAATCTGACCAGATGCAACTTTCGTAAAACTCCAGATTTGTCTTATCATAAGGAGTTACAGCAACTGATTCTCGAAGGATGTGAGTTGTTGGCTGAAATTGATTCGTCCATTGGTCACCTTAAGAAGCTTGTCTTCTTAAACTTGAAGGATTGTAAAAGTCTCCAAAAGCTACCGGACGAGATGGGGGCATTGGAATCTTTGACAGAACTTCTTCTTGACTACTCTACATCTATAAAAGAGATCCCTGAatggagaaggatgaagaatcTGAAAATTCTCAGCTTGGTCGGATGTACATCATTGAATAAATTCAGTTTCATTGGTTGCTCAACATCAGCAATAGAGCTCTCATTAGTGGATAACCATTTCAACTCATTGATTGAGCTAGATCTATCGAGCACTGCTATTGGGGTGTTACCAGATTCAATTGGgtatatgaagaaattgaaagtgctaAAGCTGTGCCAGTGCCCCCTAAGAAAAATACCCAGCGCCATTAAAATGTTGGAGAAGCTCGAACAGCTAGAGGCAGGAGGGGTAGGTCGACCAGAATTGGAAGAAATTCACAGTGATATTGGGAAGTtaccaaatttgaaaaaattggtgTTTGTAGACAATGAAATTCCAGCGATCCCTCAGCTTCCAGAAAGTCTGATCACTCTAACCATTGAGTCATTCTTACTAAACAAAATGCCAGACGTCTCAAACCtattaaatttgagaaatttgaatttgaacatAAGTTTCAAGCATCCTTTTAAACTTGATGCAGATCCAAGTTCTTGGGGGATTGAAAGATTACGCATGCTTGAGGTCTTGAACTTGAAGTGTTCTGATATCAGCACCTCATCTTTcgatctttttctcctttctgaGCTGAAGGAACTCCAATTTCAATGCCGTAATTTGCAATGCCTACCAAGGCTTCCGATGAATTTGTCATCCTTACGTATAAGGTATTGCAACAGAATAAAAACAACGAATGATATTTCCCATTTGAAAGCATTGTCACGTTTGGAAATACGTGGTTGTAAGGAGCTAACAGAGATTGAAGGTCTTGAAGGTTTGGAGAACCTGAGAACATTAGATCTCTGTTTATTACCATCGGTGAAGTTGCCTGATCTAACTAGCTTGAAGAAGCTCAAGCTCAAGAAAATTTATCTGTGCTCTTTTCATTCGCTGATAGAGATTCCAGATTATCCAAATTTGTTGGAGACACCGGAGACTGGGTTCTGTCGCAGACTAGAAAAGCCCTTCCGATCCATCGAGCTTCAAGAATCTAGAAGTTTTTCCAG TCACGAGTCGTCATTGCAGAAAACCTACTAG
- the LOC120285967 gene encoding la-related protein 6B-like isoform X3 gives MEELQSRVVIAENLLEDHCHQNLTKLFSAVESVKAICCHQPQASNGGASSAPRSGKVDGMHYTNKLHAFVEYESINVAEKIVEELNDEGN, from the exons ATGGAGGAGCTGCAA TCACGAGTCGTCATTGCAGAAAACCTACTAGAGGATCATTGCCACCAGAACCTTACGAAACTTTTCTCTGCAGTTGAGAG TGTGAAGGCAATTTGTTGCCATCAGCCTCAAGCTTCCAATGGTGGAGCTTCTTCAGCGCCCAGATCAGGAAAGGTTGATGGCATGCACTATACTAACAAG TTGCATGCTTTTGTGGAATATGAATCCATCAATGTAGCTGAGAAAATA GTTGAAGAGCTAAATGATGAGGGGAACTAG